A section of the Gasterosteus aculeatus chromosome 10, fGasAcu3.hap1.1, whole genome shotgun sequence genome encodes:
- the LOC120826220 gene encoding solute carrier family 22 member 13, protein MNFDQVLSAIGGFGKFQKMLYVWICLPQILLAFHMMASIFTGSTPPHRCRESPVRAPGNQSSSPGALGLNFSLSESSCFSSDRRLRGNRTEQAACAHGWVYSEETFHSTTVTEWDLVCDKAALNSLGSSVYMLGLLVGSVLFGAMADRYGRRSILLLSIALQTVFGVTVAFAPNFPVYVVLRFLVGTTISGVIINAFVLGTEWTCTKRRMLAGIFTDYAFGLGYMLLAGIAYLIRDWRKLQLAISAPGFLLIFYIWVLPQSARWLLANDRREEAIELLRKAALVNGRVLPPAAQVEKCQILAGGKQSYSAVDLVRTPQMRKRAVILFYIWFVNVLVYYGLSFGVSRLGTNLYLTQFVFGLVEIPARSLVLLVLPYSRRLSQSGFLAVGGLACLLMLGVPADRPGVLTGLAMVGKFGITASFAVIYVYTAEIFPTVLRQTGIGVSCMFARVGGVLAPAINMLHGHSPATPLVIFGASPLLGAVLALALPETAGRPLPDTVEDAENWDTSLPVSKENAEMSEDMSQSASSAEEQQQLRRRASQAAV, encoded by the exons ATGAATTTCGACCAGGTTCTCTCTGCCATCGGGGGCTTTGGCAAGTTTCAAAAGATGTTGTACGTGTGGATTTGTTTACCCCAGATCCTCCTGGCCTTCCACATGATGGCGAGCATCTTCACCGGGTCCACGCCGCCCCACCGCTGCCGGGAGAGCCCCGTCCGCGCGCCCGGGAACCAGTCCTCGTCCCCCGGCGCACTCGGCCTGAACTTCAGCCTCTCCgagtcctcctgcttctcctctgacCGACGACTGCGGGGGAACCGGACTGAGCAAGCGGCATGTGCCCACGGATGGGTCTACAGCGAGGAGACCTTCCACAGCACCACGGTCACCGAG TGGGACCTGGTGTGTGACAAAGCTGCACTGAACAGTCTCGGTTCGTCCGTCTACATGCTCGGCCTGTTGGTGGGGTCGGTGCTGTTCGGGGCCATGGCCGACAG GTACGGCCGACGTTCCATCCTGCTGCTTTCCATCGCTCTTCAGACTGTGTTTGGAGTCACTGTGGCCTTCGCGCCCAACTTCCCCGTCTATGTGGTCCTTCGCTTCTTAGTTGGCACCACGATATCAGGAGTCATCATCAATGCCTTCGTACTAG GCACCGAGTGGACGTGCACCAAGAGGCGCATGCTCGCCGGTATCTTCACCGACTACGCGTTTGGTCTGGGCTACATGCTGCTTGCAGGCATAGCTTACTTGATACGAGACTGGAGGAAGTTGCAATTAGCCATCTCAGCCCCCGGCTTCCTGCTGATCTTCTATATATG GGTGCTTCCTCAGTCTGCCCGATGGCTGTTGGCCAACGACAGGAGGGAGGAAGCCATCGAACTCCTCCGCAAGGCGGCTCTCGTTAACGGCCGCGTCTTACCTCCTGCCGCACAA GTTGAGAAGTGTCAGATTTTAGCCGGAGGGAAACAAAGTTACTCGGCAGTGGATCTCGTACGAACACCTCAGATGAGGAAGAGAGCCGTCATCCTCTTCTACATCTG GTTTGTGAATGTGCTGGTGTACTACGGCCTCTCCTTTGGCGTGTCCCGCCTGGGGACCAACCTCTACCTGACCCAGTTCGTGTTCGGCCTGGTCGAGATCCCGGCTCGTTCCCTCGTCCTGCTCGTCTTGCCGTACAGTCGCAGACTCTCCCAGAGCGGATTCCTGGCGGTCGGGGGGCTCGCCTGCCTGCTCATGCTCGGCGTCCCCGCGG ATCGCCCCGGCGTCCTGACTGGTCTCGCTATGGTCGGGAAGTTTGGAATCACGGCGTCCTTTGCTGTCATCTACGTGTACACCGCGGAGATATTCCCCACTGTGCTCCG GCAAACGGGAATAGGTGTGTCCTGCATGTTCGCCCGGGTGGGAGGCGTGTTGGCTCCGGCCATAAACATGCTCCACGGCCACAGCCCCGCGACCCCCCTGGTCATCTTCGGTGCCTCGCCGCTGCTGGGGGCCGTCCTCGCCCTGGCGCTGCCCGAGACCGCCGGCAGACCTCTTCCTGACACGGTGGAGGACGCAGAGAACTGGGACACAAG tttGCCCGTCAGCAAGGAGAACGCTGAGATGTCTGAGGATATGAGCCAATCGGCGAGCAGcgcggaggagcagcagcagctacgaCGTCGGGCCAGCCAGGCGGCGGTGTGA